CCGGGCTCGTGCTCCGGCTCCGTCTCGTACGCTTCCAGGCTCGCGACGCTTGCGGGAAGGCGGGCGCGGATCTGCTCGACCGTCCCGTGGATCCGCACGGTCACCTCGTGCCGGTACTCGGCGGTGGCGAAGCCTGACAGCACGCGCTCTGTCGGAGCGGGACCCTCGGGCGCCTCGAACGAGCCGGGCAGGGTCCTCGCGTCGGCGATGCGATCGAGCCGGAACGTCCGGTCCTCGCCGACCTGGGCGTCCTTGCCCGTGACGTACCAACGGCCCCCATGGGCGACGATCCCGTACGCGTGCAGCGTGCGTTCACTGCGCCGTCCCTCGCGGTCGGTGTAGCGGATCGAGACCGGCCTGCGATGGCGTACCGCATCGGCGAGGGTGAGCAGCAGCTCGGCGTCCGGGTGATCCGGCTCGCCGGGCTGCTCCGTGAAGGCGAGCGCCTCCAGGAGCGAGTCGAGCCGGCGGGCGATGCGCTGGGGCAGCACGCGCCGGATCTTCGCCGACGCCGTCTCGTTCGCCGTGCGCTCCGTCGTCGTCAGTTCTGCCCGGCGGCCGGTGACCAGGCCGAGCAGCACGGCCAGCGCCTCGTCGTCACTGAGCATGAGCGGCGGCAGCCGGTAACCGGGAGCCAGCCGGTACCCGCCGTAGCGGCCGCGCACCGACTCCACGGGAACGTCCAGGTCGACCAGCTGCTCCACGTACCGCCGCACGGTGCGCCCTTCGACCCCGAGACGGTCGGCCAGCTCGGCCACGGTTCGGATGCCGCCCGACTGCAACAGCTCCAGGAGTGTCAGCACGCGGCCGGTGGGACGAGGCATGTTCGCAGCCTAACGCCGATACAGGACCGATTCTGTCCTGTATCTCTCCTAGCCTGCGACGTGCACGCCCTCACACCTCCAGAACAGCCAAGGAGATCTCCCATGGACATGGACTTCGTGTCGATCCGCATCATCACCGGCGACGTCGCACGCCTCGTCGACTTCTACGAGCGAGCCACGGGGGTGCGGGCGACGTGGGCCACCGAGGACTTCGCCGAACTCAGGACCGCGGGCGCGACCCTCGCGATCGCCGGCACCCGCACCGTCCCGCTGTTCGCCCCCGGCTCCGCCCGCCCGGCGGACAACCACAGCGTGATCACCGAGTTCCGCGTCGAGGACGTGGACCGCGTCCACGAGAACCTGACCGGCTTCGTCACCGACTTCGTCGCCGGGCCCACCACGATGCCCTGGGGCAACCGTTCGCTGCTGTTCCGCGATCCCGACGGCAACCTCGTCAACTTCTTCACGCCCGTGACCCCGGCGGCCGTCAAGAAGTTCGCACACTGACGCGAAGCACAGGAGCGGGAGTTCCCGGATCGTCAGGACAGGTCGGGGATGCCTGGACGGGGACGGGCGTTGCGAGGGCAGGATGTACCTGCACGGTACCCGGATCTGACGATCAGTGAGGAGCAGGCCACGATGACCGCCGCCTTCGCCCCCGACGGCACCGAGGTCCAACTGGCCCCCGTCGGCCAGGAGATCGTCTTCGAGAACGAGCATGTACGGGTCTGGGAGATCACCCTGGAGCCCGGCGCCCACCAGCCCTGGCACCAGCATCTCAACCCGTACCTCGTCATCGCCCTCGAAGCCGCCGACAACCGCATCGACGCCCTGGCCGGCGGCGCACCCCGGCTGGTCCACGAGGAGACCGGCGGGGTCGTCTACCGCGAACCGGGTGAGATCCACATGCTCACCAACCGCGGCACCACGCGCTACCGCAGCCGCCTGGTCGAACTGAAGGACCTCGGTGAGAACGCCACGCAGGACCGCACCTGTGGCTGACTCCGAAGAACTCCCGCGAACCCGCCGACTACGACGGTGCGGACATGTGCCCACGGCTCATCGATGTCGAACAGGCGTAGCGACGGACGATCG
This DNA window, taken from Streptomyces sp. NBC_00663, encodes the following:
- a CDS encoding helix-turn-helix transcriptional regulator, translated to MPRPTGRVLTLLELLQSGGIRTVAELADRLGVEGRTVRRYVEQLVDLDVPVESVRGRYGGYRLAPGYRLPPLMLSDDEALAVLLGLVTGRRAELTTTERTANETASAKIRRVLPQRIARRLDSLLEALAFTEQPGEPDHPDAELLLTLADAVRHRRPVSIRYTDREGRRSERTLHAYGIVAHGGRWYVTGKDAQVGEDRTFRLDRIADARTLPGSFEAPEGPAPTERVLSGFATAEYRHEVTVRIHGTVEQIRARLPASVASLEAYETEPEHEPGQDPEAERWLRVELRAERLDWLPPVLAALDRPFVIERPAELRDLVIALADRLTSNARRA
- a CDS encoding VOC family protein — protein: MDFVSIRIITGDVARLVDFYERATGVRATWATEDFAELRTAGATLAIAGTRTVPLFAPGSARPADNHSVITEFRVEDVDRVHENLTGFVTDFVAGPTTMPWGNRSLLFRDPDGNLVNFFTPVTPAAVKKFAH